A region from the Haliaeetus albicilla chromosome 16, bHalAlb1.1, whole genome shotgun sequence genome encodes:
- the IL22RA1 gene encoding interleukin-22 receptor subunit alpha-1, with amino-acid sequence MKQFLIVLAVFSVVGIVTTEESSCLKHVAFSSTNFENILTWETEADIPPGTLFDVEYKQYGEEFWLNKSECQSITQPFCNLTRETENFSELYYGRVRATGQNYCSSDWVLSERFEPRKETIIGAPEVEYIPYVRSIKFLIRPPYTPLRGEDDRELTVEDIYSKFGAVDYHLTIFNQRTHQKWTKSEHNKEFEVSNLDPDTEYNGTVYISLLQRSSKSQVFWVKTLADSTWLLYCFVALAFCAGLAFATISYVIYKYVTQRSAQPMSLDVRGISSFQPLTLTVEHIIKPINLSKPSLLIPEVQLPQNSQHLDRALERPWSFCPPETAYQQQADVPTFRLPTQPPCLASAAPTGYTPHIAKQSIPTATSSKILPLIYGVCVEGTDHVDKKNLQPNQMLKEVSPDSFVGEKLITQMLGKSCGHSNYKEQRPNLALWNSSDTRESVLLQESPGQTQQLLLQIDRMETKVHVSQLSLSLLEQKGCYRQQTAELPLLVSPVKVDTDCVPEDESLSSLSATLLFSVSTGNNFPGENNTEQWMLPDSFSHSANKLQFPEPQETEMLTATKELSCTKLNNVVSQDTILDQDNGTPLTMLFKDLDLKVLWDEDENMGFY; translated from the exons ATGAAGCAATTTCTGATTGTCTTGGCCGTATTTTCAGTGGTCG GCATTGTGACTACAGAGGAGTCATCATGTCTGAAACATGTAGCATTTTCTTCTACAAACTTTGAGAACATCCTGACATGGGAAACTGAAGCAGATATTCCCCCTGGCACTTTATTTGATGTCGAATATAAACA GTATGGAGAAGAATTCTGGCTTAACAAGAGTGAGTGCCAGAGTATCACACAGCCTTTCTGCAATCTCACTCGTGAAACAGAAAACTTCTCGGAGCTTTACTACGGCAGGGTGAGAGCCACTGGCCAGAACTACTGCTCCTCCGACTGGGTGCTCTCAGAAAGATTTGAACCCAGAAAAGAGA CTATTATTGGAGCACCAGAAGTGGAGTATATTCCTTATGTAAGGTCCATAAAGTTTCTTATACGGCCTCCCTATACTCCACTGAGAGGTGAGGATGACCGCGAGCTAACCGTAGAGGACATTTATAGCAAATTCGGTGCTGTTGATTATCACTTAACAATATTCAACCAACGGACACACCAAAAG tggACAAAGAGTGAGCACAACAAAGAATTTGAAGTTTCCAACTTGGACCCAGACACTGAATATAACGGAACAGTATATATATCTCTCctccagagaagcagcaaatctCAAGTATTTTGGGTTAAAACACTAGCAG ACAGCACATGGCTTCTCTACTGTTTTGTGGCACTTGCATTCTGTGCCGGACTGGCGTTTGCTACAATTAGTTATGTGATCTACAAATATGTCACACAACGCAGTGCACAGCCTATGTCTTTG GACGTCAGAGGGATTTCATCATTCCAGCCTCTTACACTGACAGTGGAGCATATTATAAAGCCCATTAATTTATCCAAACCTTCACTCCTCATCCCTGAAGTGCAATTACCACAGAACAGCCAACATTTGGACAGAGCACTGGAGCGACCATGGTctttctgtccaccagaaacTGCCTATCAGCAACAGGCAGATGTACCAACATTCCGGCTGCCCACTCAGCCACCCTGCTTGGCAAGCGCAGCTCCTACTGGTTACACTCCTCACATAGCTAAGCAAAGCATTCCTACTGCCACATCCAGCAAAATTCTGCCCCTGATCTATGGGGTGTGTGTTGAAGGCACAGACCATGTTGACAAGAAGAATTTGCAGCCAAACCAAATGCTAAAGGAAGTTTCTCCAGATAGTTTTGTTGGTGAAAAGCTCATAACCCAGATGCTGGGCAAGAGCTGCGGCCATTCTAATTACAAAGAACAGAGGCCAAACTTGGCATTGTGGAACAGCAGTGACACAAGAGAGTCAGTTCTCTTACAGGAGAGCCCGGGGCAAACACAGCAACTGCTGTTGCAGATTGACAGGATGGAAACTAAAGTGCATGTATCCCAGCTGTCACTGTCTTTGCTGGAACAAAAAGGATGCTATAGACAACAGACAGCAGAACTGCCACTGTTAGTGTCTCCAGTGAAAGTTGACACAGACTGTGTTCCAGAGGATGAATCTCTGTCGTCTCTATCAGCAACTCTCCTTTTCTCAGTCAGTACTGGTAACAACTTCCCTGGAGAGAACAACACAGAGCAGTGGATGTTGCCAGATTCATTCTCACATTCTGCAAATAAATTGCAGTTCCCAGAGCCTCAAGAAACAGAGATGTTAACAGCGACAAAGGAGCTAAGCTGCACAAAACTGAATAATGTTGTGTCCCAAGACACTATCTTAGACCAGGACAATGGCACTCCTCTCACTATGCTGTTCAAAGATTTGGACTTAAAAGTACTATGGGATGAGGATGAAAACATGGGATTTTATTAG
- the IFNLR1 gene encoding interferon lambda receptor 1, whose product MSTWRVRVLMALCFLQQTRGHVQLPPPQNVTLLSKDFDMILTWTPGECSPPDVTYTVRYESQERMEKWIKVPHCKNIHRTSCNLTCVLRNFFVKVRARVKAVSGRFQSPWVESQFKEYHLDVELAPPVLNVNVKENLIHVNASFPLATCVESFSWMYDLNLWEAGSEDKKKYEGIFRKNTVTIDTTALRGNYCLSARSSFQSIDFKHSKFSQPVCVLLNHKAVEWKFPFSAMIPVFVLPIFLTSAFIICLLKQDAKRKKMPHALDLSRLKAAGPAFHCEFSEKEFFRDYLICTEKPMSQRKTNKALARNNLPQMASFLSSSSTSSLEEEEEEEEEEDSSTFIPYTEMPQFPKRSLNCQPSRTAQGETSLDSGSGGLSVDSESVLDLSTLGFSFFPMRKNEVDTSGSQGNEKASLSHSSSLGRISFTDVRCPGPRENGQHDTDRDECLEMTPLQTLMEGICAKRPANEHYLHGKAHHFTKYYQKPIVDLHVQISEIPQHSEDPSTELLISFQTVQVAEDEGIASDCDSSNFTEGTPPTTTVLSDAFETSNTEEKYDQKFKFKGYEHTHYMGRS is encoded by the exons ATGTCTACCTGGAGAGTTAGAGTCCTGATGGCACTGTGCTTCCTGCAGCAGACTAGAG GTCATGTTCAACTTCCCCCTCCTCAAAATGTTACACTACTGTCAAAGGATTTTGACATGATTTTGACATGGACTCCAGGAGAATGCTCTCCACCAGATGTGACATACACAGTGAGGTATGAAAG cCAGGAACGCATGGAGAAATGGATAAAGGTTCCTCATTGCAAAAATATTCACAGAACTTCTTGCAATCTGACTTGTGTGCTTCGAAACTTCTTTGTTAAAGTCCGGGCTCGAGTAAAAGCTGTTTCTGGACGATTCCAGTCACCATGGGTAGAATCACAATTCAAGGAATACCATTTGGATG TGGAACTGGCTCCCCCAGTGCTAAACGTGAATGTCAAGGAGAACTTAATCCATGTGAATGCCTCCTTCCCTTTGGCCACCTGTGTGGAGAGTTTCTCATGGATGTATGACTTGAACCTTTGGGAAGCTGGATCTGAAGACAAG aagaaatacgAAGGTATCTTTAGGAAGAATACAGTGACTATCGATACCACTGCACTTAGAGGCAACTACTGTTTAAGTGCCAGATCTTCCTTCCAAAGCATTGACTTCAAGCACAGCAAATTCTCCCAACCAGTGTGTGTGCTATTAAACCACAAAG cagtgGAATGGAAGTTCCCATTTTCTGCCATGATCCCTGTGTTTGTCCTCCCCATCTTTCTGACGAGTGCCTTCATCATCTGCTTGCTGAAACAAGATGCTAAGCGAAAGAAGATGCCTCACGCTTTG GATTTATCTCGTTTAAAAGCTGCTGGACCAGCCTTTCACTGTGAGTTCAGTGAAAAGGAATTCTTCAGGGACTATCTTATCTGCACAGAGAAGCCAATGTCACAAAGGAAGACAAACAAAGCTTTAGCAAGAAATAACTTACCACAGATGGCTTCTTTCCTCTCATCATCATCAACATCATcattggaggaggaggaggaggaggaggaggaagaagacagCAGTACTTTCATCCCATACACTGAAATGCCTCAGTTTCCAAAGAGAAGTCTCAACTGTCAACCATCCAGAACAGCTCAGGGGGAAACTAGCTTGGACTCTGGATCTGGAGGTCTCTCTGTGGACAGTGAATCTGTGCTTGACCTAAGTACcttgggtttttctttctttccaatgAGAAAGAATGAGGTGGACACCTCAGGATCCCAAGGAAATGAGAAGGCATCCCTTTCTCACAGTTCCTCTTTGGGAAGAATATCCTTCACTGATGTGAGATGCCCAGGTCCCAGGGAAAATGGACAGCATGATACAGACAGGGATGAATGCCTGGAAATGACCCCTCTTCAAACACTGATGGAGGGGATTTGTGCCAAACGTCCAGCCAATGAGCACTACTTGCATGGGAAGGCTCATCATTTCACCAAGTATTACCAGAAACCAATAGTTGATCTGCATGTCCAGATCAGTGAGATACCACAGCACAGTGAGGATCCCAGCACCGAGCTGCTCATTTCCTTTCAGACAGTACAGGTGGCAGAAGATGAAGGTATCGCAAGTGACTGTGACAGCAGTAATTTTACAGAAGGGACACCTCCCACAACCACGGTGCTAAGTGATGCATTTGAAACTTCAAATACGGAGGAAAAATATGATCAAAAGTTTAAATTCAAAGGCTACGAGCACACACATTACATGGGAAGGAGCTAG